One Ogataea parapolymorpha DL-1 chromosome VI, whole genome shotgun sequence DNA window includes the following coding sequences:
- a CDS encoding Glycolipid 2-alpha-mannosyltransferase 2, translated as MLLSTVRQRARLNSTYILRAAVTLLLLVGVANVFWIKNSSGPRPQEVHKAIDTENTKHENATILSLCRNEDLNGIITSIQNLEDRFNRNHKYDWVFLNNVPFSEEFKTKVSSMVSGEAKFGLIPEEHWSYPSFIDQEKAKQERERLASMGIIYADSESYRHMCRFNSGFFYKHPLLQQYKYYWRVEPDVDFYCDIDYDPFRLMREQQKIYGFTISIYEFGATIASLWDTVRAFLSINPEAQHSNSLVDFISDDNGVSYNLCHFWSNFEIADMDFWRSKLYEDFFNYLDASGGFFYERWGDAPVHSIAVSLFLDRDKIHFFDDIGYNHGVYSMCPLDDNVWINNRCSCNKDSDFTFRGYSCGQRYYKVTNRALPPNWKEYADL; from the coding sequence ATGTTATTATCGACCGTCCGCCAGCGGGCGCGTCTGAACTCTACGTACATTCTACGGGCGGCTGTtactcttcttcttttggTTGGGGTGGCGAATGTTTTTTGGATCAAGAATTCTTCCGGTCCCAGACCACAAGAAGTTCATAAGGCGATCGACACAGAAAACACAAAACACGAAAACGCCACGATTCTGAGTCTGTGCCGGAACGAGGATCTGAACGGGATCATCACGTCGATCCAAAATCTGGAGGACCGTTTCAACCGCAATCACAAGTATGACTGGGTGTTCCTCAACAATGTCCCTTTTTCGGAGGAATTCAAGACAAAGGTTTCCAGCATGGTGTCTGGCGAGGCCAAATTTGGTCTGATTCCTGAGGAGCACTGGTCCTACCCTTCGTTTATAGATCAGGAAaaggccaagcaggagcGCGAGCGGCTGGCCAGCATGGGAATTATTTACGCCGATTCCGAGAGTTATAGACATATGTGCCGGTTCAACTCGGGCTTTTTCTACAAACACCCGCTATTGCAGCAGTACAAATACTACTGGCGTGTGGAGCCAGATGTGGATTTCTACTGCGACATCGACTACGACCCGTTCAGGCTGATGCGCGAACAGCAGAAAATATACGGCTTCACCATCTCGATCTACGAGTTCGGAGCCACGATAGCCTCGCTGTGGGACACGGTGAGGGCTTTTCTGAGCATAAATCCGGAGGCACAGCACTCCAACTCGCTCGTGGACTTCATCTCGGACGATAATGGCGTCTCGTACAACTTGTGTCACTTCTGGTCGAATTTCGAGATCGCAGACATGGATTTCTGGCGATCGAAGTTGTATGAGGATTTTTTCAACTATCTGGACGCTTCGGGAGGCTTTTTCTACGAGCGGTGGGGAGACGCGCCTGTGCACTCGATCGCCGTGtcgctgtttctggaccGCGACAAGATCCACTTCTTCGACGACATAGGGTACAACCACGGAGTGTACTCGATGTGTCCGCTGGACGACAACGTTTGGATCAACAACAGATGCAGCTGCAACAAGGATTCGGACTTCACGTTCCGCGGCTATTCGTGCGGCCAGCGGTACTACAAGGTCACCAATCGCGCGCTGCCTCCGAACTGGAAAGAGTATGCGGATCTATAG
- a CDS encoding Delta 2-isopentenyl pyrophosphate:tRNA isopentenyl transferase: MLRMSCKVISVIGTTGVGKSQFAVELARAVDGEIVNADSMQMYRGLDQITNKHPMAERKGVPHHVMDHTPWDTEYYIHRFKHEAMAAIADIHRRGKTAILVGGTHYYLQSLLFLNKTLDTATSEQLTDAERAVLDGPPDEVFRTLQQKDPVVAQKFHPNDHRRVRRALEIYFSTKQRTSDLYRSQQQQETSALRYQMLFFWLYARQDVLDERLDSRVDKMLQQGALDEIRAMHAFRAQMEPKMDLDRGVWQVIGYKEFLPYLEEGPERLAGCIEDMKRNTRRYARRQVKWISRTLTRELAREGQFGWPNGGQVVVLDATELGNWEQDVAQRGVDVCRRFLAGSPPVRALTVPETLEGVLAIPGEAGNDETKWQHHYCETCVDETGRPTLFVGEQYAIHLKSRRHRSNVKKSHRRLVHTK, from the coding sequence atgCTCCGGATGAGTTGCAAAGTCATATCAGTCATTGGCACCACCGGCGTGGGGAAGTCGCAGTTTGCCGTTGAACTTGCGCGCGCAGTCGACGGCGAGATTGTGAATGCCGACTCTATGCAAATGTACCGCGGCCTCGACCAGATCACCAACAAACACCCCATGGCCGAGCGAAAAGGTGTGCCGCACCATGTGATGGACCACACGCCCTGGGATACGGAGTACTACATTCATAGATTTAAACATGAGGCCATGGCAGCAATAGCAGATATTCACAGGCGCGGAAAAACCGCCATTTTGGTCGGTGGCACGCACTATTATCTTCAGAGCCTGCTTTTTTTGAACAAGACCTTAGATACCGCCACGAGCGAGCAGCTGACCGACGCTGAGCGCGCGGTTTTAGACGGCCCGCCTGACGAAGTATTTCGCACACTGCAACAGAAAGACCCTGTCGTGGCGCAGAAGTTTCATCCGAACGACCATCGCCGCGTGCGTCGCGCGCTCGAAATCTACTTTTCCACCAAGCAGCGCACGTCTGATCTATACAGAtcgcagcagcagcaggaaaCATCGGCGTTGCGCTACCAgatgctgtttttctggctGTACGCGCGGCAGGACGTGTTGGACGAGCGGCTTGATTCTCGCGTGGACAAGATGTTGCAACAGGGCGCGCTGGACGAGATCCGCGCGATGCACGCGTTCCGTGCACAGATGGAGCCCAAGATGGACCTTGACCGCGGTGTCTGGCAGGTCATTGGGTACAAGGAATTCCTGCCGTACCTGGAAGAAGGCCCTGAACGGCTGGCTGGTTGCATAGAGGACATGAAGCGCAACACGCGGCGGTATGCGCGACGGCAGGTGAAATGGATCTCCAGGACGTTGACGCGCGAGCTGGCGCGCGAGGGGCAGTTTGGCTGGCCGAACGGCGGCCAGGTGGTGGTGCTGGACGCAACAGAATTGGGAAATTGGGAGCAGGACGTGGCACAGCGCGGGGTGGACGTTTGCCGCCGTTTTTTGGCCGGCTCCCCGCCTGTTCGGGCACTGACGGTGCCAGAGACGCTGGAAGGCGTGCTGGCGATACCTGGGGAGGCCGGGAACGACGAGACAAAGTGGCAGCACCACTACTGCGAGACGTGTGTGGACGAAACGGGACGACCGACGCTTTTTGTCGGGGAGCAGTACGCGATTCATCTGAAGAGCAGACGGCACCGGAGCAACGTAAAAAAGAGCCACAGAAGGCTAGTGCATACGAAGTAA
- a CDS encoding Mitochondrial lysine-tRNA synthetase, with product MLVRYTRVARMLARGLATKPEITAESDFAFRKSHIAGLPTAEQDARFYPVYGDLVAGDGAVERVASFVSRFRPVFDARPELRVIDDAKFILNGKIASIRRAGKGSMFLDLVQDGQKVQVVANHKMMGLTNGEFADWHGQFKPGDYVSCTGHPGTTNTGELSLKASERLRLAAPALHPVPPAFRDPGKVYSNRVIDYLANGRSREVMVARARLVSTLRRFLEDHGFMEFATPILGSGNSGANATPFTTTSVHVKNNRDEPVQLSMRVAPELWLKKLVISGFDKVYEIGPVFRNEGVDATHNPEFTSCEFYATFTSLAQTMEFTEKLFQRLIAELSTLAICRERCSWLQQSLSRNGGEFKKIDCLQQLPLETGRPLPDFTSEALVQYFQELGVPLPKVRSPQKLLDELISVYLEPLCRKEPTFLYNLPEVLSPLAKSATRNNFSVSNRFELYIDGTEIINAYEEENNPFKQAAKFAQQLSARTQHNDTDAILPDSAYVEAMEWGLPPTTGWGMGIERAVMFFTGCERIDQVLPFGKLPDVLKQ from the coding sequence ATGCTAGTGCGCTACACGAGAGTCGCACGGATGCTGGCGCGCGGACTTGCAACCAAGCCGGAGATCACCGCCGAGTCCGACTTTGCATTTCGCAAGTCGCACATCGCAGGTCTCCCCACTGCCGAGCAGGACGCTCGGTTCTACCCCGTCTACGGGGACCTGGTTGCTGGTGACGGGGCCGTGGAACGTGTGGCCAGCTTCGTGAGCCGGTTCCGCCCCGTGTTCGACGCCCGGCCGGAGCTGCGTGTCATTGACGACGCCAAGTTCATTTTGAACGGCAAGATCGCCAGCATTCGCCGCGCTGGAAAGGGCAGCATGtttctcgatctggtcCAGGACGGCCAGAAAGTGCAGGTGGTGGCGAACCACAAGATGATGGGGCTCACCAACGGCGAGTTTGCCGACTGGCACGGCCAGTTCAAGCCAGGCGACTACGTCTCGTGCACGGGCCATCCAGGAACCACCAACACGGGCGAGCTGTCGCTGAAAGCGAGCGAGCGGCTGCGGCTCGCGGCGCCGGCGCTGCATCCGGTCCCGCCCGCTTTCAGGGACCCGGGCAAGGTGTATAGCAACCGCGTGATCGACTACCTCGCGAACGGGCGGTCGCGCGAGGTGATGGTGGCGCGCGCACGGCTGGTATCGACGCTGCGGCgatttttggaagaccACGGGTTCATGGAGTTTGCGACGCCGATCCTGGGCTCGGGCAACTCCGGCGCCAACGCCACGCCGTTCACCACGACTAGCGTCCACGTCAAAAACAATAGAGACGAGCCGGTGCAGCTCAGCATGCGGGTGGCTCCCGAGCTCTGGCTGAAAAAACTGGTCATTTCTGGCTTCGACAAAGTATACGAGATCGGCCCGGTGTTTCGTAATGAGGGCGTCGACGCGACACATAACCCAGAGTTCACCTCGTGCGAGTTTTACGCAACGTTCACGAGTCTGGCACAAACAATGGAGTTTACCGAAAAGCTGTTCCAGAGACTGATAGCCGAGCTGAGCACGCTCGCAATTTGCCGAGAACGGTGCAGCTGGCTGCAGCAGAGCCTGTCACGTAACGGCGGCGAgtttaaaaaaattgattgcctgcagcagctgcctCTCGAAACCGGCAGACCGTTACCAGACTTCACCAGCGAGGCGTTGGTGCAGTATTTCCAGGAGCTGGGGGTGCCATTGCCAAAGGTGAGGTCGCcccagaaactgctggacGAACTCATCTCGGTGTATTTAGAGCCGCTGTGCAGAAAGGAACCAACGTTCCTTTACAACCTGCCAGAGGTGCTGTCTCCACTAGCGAAATCTGCAACCAGAAATAATTTTAGTGTCTCCAACAGATTCGAGCTGTACATCGATGGCACAGAAATCATCAACGCgtacgaggaggaaaatAACCCGTTCAAACAGGCGGCCAAGTTTGCACAGCAGCTCAGCGCACGCACCCAACACAACGACACAGACGCCATTCTGCCGGACTCGGCATACGTGGAGGCCATGGAGTGGGGGCTACCACCGACAACGGGGTGGGGGATGGGGATCGAGCGCGCAGTGATGTTCTTCACCGGGTGCGAGCGTATCGACCAGGTGCTGCCCTTTGGCAAGCTCCCAGATGTCTTGAAGCAGTAA
- a CDS encoding putative membrane protein encodes MSFVSGDNVAIRRRIFNSILLLCAFVGLPLWYATTSVHRAELPTAQIYSMSSQLSSFVSYEIPVYVEVAATASGVVAEAQQHLDALLKSYDLPISWHVVLRPGPGGASDYKVELVMDEEADKVYVSPFEDRKIKLYTSPTVISNNKIADLIARTLVQDVFADEIQMFARYDQPASAIKMPYSPKYHVTLSLLQGGNDPIAWDIEQAAPLFENYLQSLSPYANFTLDSQVQHYEKLSDNIALRYDDDQKAFLLKEADTSTFIDYSEWGLDQNTQSVPVINFVAYVPAAAVRPILIENSVSNSFIVPQWGGAAILNTDKQVLEYDDLLPVMEIFASQLFQLVGAPSKPKSPTIRTDILTRVQSLQNMHKSIDNLISLCKLCQQLPNISVPDSTREQVEQAIERIMEAAAAAKNGNWGFANSLAAKAYVLSDKAFFQKDMVQQMYFPEEHKMAVYTPLLGPFATIMLLGLIRLVNEERGSAKPKEA; translated from the coding sequence atgtcttttgtttctggagatAACGTCGCAATTAGACGTCGGATCTTCAATTCgatcctgctgctctgtgCTTTTGTCGGGCTGCCTCTGTGGTATGCCACCACGTCCGTGCACCGCGCGGAGCTCCCTACTGCCCAGATATACAGCATGTCGTCGCAGCTGTCGTCGTTCGTCAGTTACGAGATCCCCGTGTACGTGGAGGTTGCCGCAACAGCCTCTGGTGTGGTTGCCGAAGCACAGCAGCATTTGGACGCTTTGTTGAAGTCCTACGATCTGCCAATTTCGTGGcacgtcgtcctcagaCCGGGTCCTGGAGGAGCCAGCGACTACAAGGTGGAGCTTGTGATGGATGAGGAGGCGGATAAGGTCTACGTTTCCCCGTTTGAGGAccgcaaaatcaagctgTACACGTCGCCGACGGTGATCAGTAACAACAAAATTGCAGACCTAATTGCGCGCACCTTGGTACAGGACGTGTTTGCAGACGAGATCCAGATGTTCGCGCGCTACGACCAGCCGGCATCGGCAATAAAAATGCCGTACTCGCCCAAATACCACGTCACTTTGTCGCTGTTACAGGGCGGTAACGATCCCATCGCCTGGGACATCGAACAGGCCGCTCCGCTGTTCGAGAACTATCTGCAGAGTCTGTCGCCGTACGCGAACTTCACGCTTGATTCGCAGGTCCAGCATTACGAGAAACTGTCTGACAACATAGCATTGCGGTACGACGACGACCAGAAGGCGTttctgctcaaagaggCCGACACGTCCACATTTATCGACTACTCCGAATGGGGCCTCGACCAGAACACACAGTCGGTGCCGGTGATCAATTTTGTGGCATACGTTCCTGCGGCGGCCGTGCGGCCTATTCTCATTGAAAACTCGGTGTCAAATTCGTTCATCGTGCCTCAATGGGGAGGCGCAGCAATACTCAACACCGATAAGCAGGTGCTCGAGTACGACGACCTGCTGCCGGTGATGGAGATCTTTGCCTCgcagctgttccagctggtggGCGCGCCGTCCAAGCCGAAGTCGCCAACAATCAGAACCGACATCCTCACCAGAGTCCAGTCGTTGCAGAACATGCACAAATCGATCGACAACCTCATCTCTCTGTGCAAGCTGTGTCAGCAATTACCTAATATTAGTGTTCCTGACAGCACGCGTGAACAAGTGGAACAGGCCATAGAGAGAATAATGGAAGCTGCAGCCGCAGCCAAAAACGGCAATTGGGGCTTTGCCAACTCTCTGGCAGCCAAGGCTTATGTGCTGTCGGACAAGGCAttcttccaaaaagatATGGTACAGCAGATGTATTTCCCTGAGGAGCACAAGATGGCTGTGTATACCCCGTTGCTTGGACCCTTTGCCACGATAATGTTGCTGGGCCTAATTCGGCTGGTTAACGAGGAACGTGGGAGTGCGAAACCCAAAGAAGCATAA
- a CDS encoding Sphingosine N-acyltransferase LAC1: MEVPTRRRRHSSVGKINLGDNSVPSLRTMHSDKDVKTTAQLHKQQLNKATDSSDDLAVLDKIWVSVKILSYRHPWLPPLVFLVATQLAYWFSNNYTPSNPLHMFMTMSYGVPGTNPPLYEKGWKDFAFVGYMMVFFTFYREFLMQIVLRPLALHFGIRRESKIRRFTEQTYSMCYYGVSGPLGLYVMKQTPMWYFNTRAFYENYPHLANFYLFKFYYLAQAAFWAQQSVVLILQLEKPRKDFKELVFHHVVTMLLIGLSYRFNFTWMGIAVYITMDISDFFLATSKTLNYLDSVLVGPFFFLFVGVWVYLRHWLNFRILWSVLTEFRTVGPFTLNFATQQYKCWISQPIVFVLIFALQLVNLYWLILILRIMYRYVFLNVAEDERSESESESDDKKDN; encoded by the coding sequence ATGGAAGTCCCTACACGTAGACGTCGGCATTCTTCTGTGGGCAAGATCAATCTCGGAGACAACTCGGTGCCGTCCCTGCGCACCATGCACTCTGACAAGGACGTCAAGACGACGGCCCAGCTGCATAAACAACAGCTGAACAAAGCCACAGACTCCAGCGACGATCTTGCCGTTCTAGACAAAATCTGGGTCTCTGTCAAGATCCTGAGCTACAGACACCCGTGGCTGCCGCCgctggtgtttttggtcGCCACGCAGCTGGCCTACTGGTTTTCCAACAACTACACTCCGTCAAACCCTCTGCACATGTTTATGACCATGTCCTACGGGGTTCCGGGCACAAACCCGCCGCTGTATGAGAAGGGGTGGAAAGACTTTGCGTTTGTCGGGTACATGATGGTCTTTTTCACGTTCTACAGAGAGTTTCTCATGCAGATCGTACTGCGGCCGCTTGCGCTGCATTTTGGCATCCGTAGGGAGTCCAAGATCAGACGGTTTACGGAGCAGACGTACTCGATGTGCTACTACGGCGTGAGCGGCCCGCTGGGGCTGTACGTGATGAAACAGACGCCGATGTGGTACTTCAACACCCGGGCGTTCTACGAGAACTACCCGCATCTGGCCAATTTTTATCTGTTCAAGTTCTACTATCTGGCACAGGCGGCATTTTGGGCACAACAGAGCGTGGTTCTCATTTTGCAGCTCGAAAAGCCCCGCAAGGacttcaaggagctggtgttCCACCATGTCGTCACGATGCTACTAATTGGCCTGTCGTACAGGTTCAACTTCACCTGGATGGGAATTGCCGTGTACATCACGATGGACATTTCCGACTTCTTCCTGGCCACGTCCAAGACACTCAACTACCTGGACTCAGTGCTCGTGGGCccgtttttcttcctgTTTGTGGGCGTCTGGGTCTACCTTAGACACTGGCTCAACTTTCGGATTCTGTGGTCGGTGCTCACCGAATTCCGCACCGTCGGGCCGTTCACTCTCAACTTCGCCACGCAGCAGTACAAGTGCTGGATCTCGCAGCCGATCGTGTTTGTGCTGATCTTTGCGctgcagctcgtcaatctgTACTGGCTGATTCTCATCCTGAGAATCATGTACCGGTACGTGTTTCTGAACGTAGCAGAGGACGAGCGgtccgagtccgagtccgagtccgaCGACAAGAAGGACAACTAG
- a CDS encoding mitochondrial 54S ribosomal protein MRPL1 codes for MLKSTAQGSGLFRFFTTSRVLAAPKVKRTPEQLRALQKRAEKREAAVARNARRPAVENPLYMPVPTALRYLRAAEVGRPTNEAVITLQARVVSKKGVAPLQGSIKFARPLTDTQILVFASDETMQQTALAAGARLAGGKELVDKIAAGEIDLSVFDRAVATPDMVSALRPVARNLGPKGLMPAPKRGTVVDDVAKYIEDNISLQPFRQRNDHIALTIGRCDFSDEDLLKNVIAVSEAVKAAVAAAQSKSPTILGQTVLSTTHGPGIVIDF; via the coding sequence ATGTTGAAAAGTACGGCACAGGGTAGCGGATTGTTCCgtttcttcaccacctcgCGTGTTTTGGCAGCGCCTAAGGTCAAGAGAACGCCCGAACAGCTGCGTGCGCTGCAGAAACGGGCCGAGAAAAGAGAGGCCGCCGTGGCCAGAAACGCCAGACGGCCCGCCGTCGAAAACCCTCTGTACATGCCTGTTCCCACGGCGTTGCGGTACCTGCGGGCAGCAGAAGTCGGCCGCCCCACCAACGAGGCCGTGATAACCCTCCAGGCGCGGGTCGTCTCCAAAAAGGGCGTGGCGCCCCTGCAAGGCAGCATCAAGTTCGCACGGCCGCTCACAGACACGCAAATCCTTGTCTTCGCGTCCGACGAGACAATGCAGCAGACTGCTCTTGCGGCAGGCGCGAGATTGGCCGGCGGCAAAGAGCTTGTCGACAAGATCGCGGCCGGCGAAATCGACCTCTCCGTCTTCGACAGAGCCGTCGCTACCCCGGATATGGTTTCTGCGCTGCGGCCCGTGGCCAGAAACCTGGGGCCCAAGGGACTTATGCCGGCGCCCAAGCGTGGCACTGTGGTGGACGATGTGGCGAAATACATCGAGGACAACATCTCTCTGCAACCGTTCAGACAGAGAAACGACCACATTGCGCTGACGATTGGCAGATGCGACTTTTCCGACGAGGACCTCCTGAAAAACGTGATTGCGGTGTCGGAGGCCGTCAAGGCGGCAGTTGCGGCAGCGCAGAGCAAGTCACCTACGATTCTGGGCCAGACGGTGCTCTCCACCACCCACGGTCCAGGCATCGTGATAGACTTCTAG
- a CDS encoding 37S ribosomal protein MRP4, mitochondrial codes for MSVHFRRLLTTTVARRNTAVKSAVAVEAGENAADQLGPNVIKDLKHMSRAEFEELLNSTPLPTLNRDELAVRKFRELFKAFLGRTQHDEFASSRSMIAEYPNLVPTPQRDPYSEPELVVRKKYHDKVLGELGAEIKGVYRPHELITNPPSANQVTVQKLLAAGAHLGHFTKLWKHSTQPYIYGVYNDLHIIDLEQTVTHLRRAAKVVEGVVENGGTVLFLGLREGQLRSVRAAAQRCNGVYVASKWVPGTITNSLQNAKPRVEVDMADLRSGRGLTDFESRCVLKPDLVVTLSARDSRTALGEAAQSRIPSVGIVDTDCDPALVTYAIPANDDSIRATNLICGVLAKAAERGYRTRLDRVRRYKEKHGASAAQPMSQISFEA; via the coding sequence ATGAGTGTGCACTTCCGGCGTCTTCTGACCACCACAGTGGCAAGACGCAACACGGCCGTCAAGAGCGCGGTCGCCGTTGAAGCTGGCGAGAACGCCGCCGACCAGCTTGGCCCGAATGTCATCAAGGACCTCAAGCACATGTCTAGAGCAGAGTTCgaagagctgctcaactcGACGCCGTTGCCGACGCTCAACAGAGACGAGCTGGCAGTGCGCAAGTTCAGAGAGCTGTTCAAGGCGTTTCTGGGGCGCACACAGCATGACGAGTTTGCGTCGTCGCGGTCAATGATCGCCGAGTATCCGAACCTCGTGCCCACACCGCAGCGCGACCCGTACTCGGAGCCAGAGCTCGTGGTGCGCAAGAAGTACCACGACAAGGTGCTGGGGGAGCTGGGCGCAGAAATTAAGGGCGTCTACCGGCCGCacgagctgatcaccaACCCGCCGTCGGCCAACCAGGTCAccgtccagaaactgctggcCGCGGGCGCCCACTTGGGCCATTTCACGAAACTCTGGAAGCACTCGACACAGCCATACATCTATGGGGTCTACAACGACCTGCACATCATCgatctggagcagacgGTGACCCATCTGAGACGGGCGGCCAAGGTGGTGGAAGGTGTGGTTGAAAACGGAGGCACGGTGCTATTTCTCGGGCTGAGAGAGGGCCAGCTGCGGTCTGTGCGGGCGGCGGCGCAGCGGTGCAACGGGGTGTACGTTGCCAGCAAATGGGTGCCGGGCACGATCACCAACAGTCTGCAGAACGCTAAACCGCGCGTGGAGGTGGACATGGCGGACCTTCGGTCGGGCAGAGGCCTGACGGACTTCGAGTCGCGCTGCGTGCTGAAGCCGGACCTGGTGGTGACGCTGAGCGCGCGGGACAGCCGGACGGCGCTGGGCGAGGCCGCGCAGTCGCGGATTCCAAGCGTCGGCATCGTGGACACCGACTGCGACCCGGCGCTGGTCACATACGCAATTCCGGCCAACGACGACTCTATTAGGGCTACAAACTTGATATGTGGGGTGTTGGCAAAGGCTGCGGAGCGCGGCTACCGCACGAGACTCGACCGCGTGCGCAGGTACAAGGAAAAGCACGGTGCCAGCGCTGCGCAGCCCATGTCGCAGATTAGCTTTGAGGCCTGA
- a CDS encoding Uric acid-xanthine permease → MSVSRVARRIVHKFSTKEGLLGDYDYAYLFTPRLPFMKGSEKVQPFFGLDDEIPVVLGFLLGLQHALSMLAGVASPPIIIGALANLSADHQQYLVSCSLIISGLLSAIQITRFKIPYTPYYIGTGLVSVVGTSFATISIVSKAFPIMYSAGVCPVDSDGTQLPCPDGYGAILGTAAVCGLLEVLLSFLPPALLQRIFPAIVTGPVVLLIGVSLIQSGFEDFVGGSGCMDATNSCAKGYNWGSAQFLGLGFLVYLTIILCEKWGSPIMKSCAVIVGLLVGCIVAAACGYFSHDSIDAAPAVTFMWVHTFKLSVYGPAVLPFLACYIVLMMEAIGDITATCDVSRTDIEGPYYESRIQGGVLADGVNGIIAALMTMTPMSTFAQNNGVISITKCASRTVGYWCCFFLVVMGVFSKFAAALVAIPKAVLGGMTTFLFTSVAVSGLKIIATTPFTRRDRFVLTCSLMFGFGATLLADWFNNVFTYDGDNTSLSGFFDAIVLVMETGFAVTGFIGVILNLFLPQEPDNLDAASELIEEHVIENDYGRVEEGSSQEKKAVK, encoded by the coding sequence ATGTCTGTGTCTCGAGTTGCCCGTCGCATTGTGCACAAGTTCTCCACCAAGGAAGGACTACTTGGAGATTACGATTATGCCTATCTGTTCACCCCACGTTTGCCATTTATGAAGGGCTCCGAGAAAGTCCAGCCTTTCTTTGGTcttgacgacgagatccCCGTCGTGCTGGGCTTTTTGCTCGGCCTCCAGCACGCCCTGTCGATGCTGGCCGGTGTCGCCTCACCGCCAATCATCATTGGCGCTCTCGCCAACCTGAGTGCTGATCACCAGCAATATCTGGTGTCGTGCTCGCTCATCATTTCTGGTCTGCTGTCTGCGATCCAGATCACCCGTTTCAAGATCCCGTACACTCCCTACTACATTGGCACCGGGCTGGTGTCCGTTGTGGGCACGTCGTTCGCCACCATTAGCATTGTCAGCAAAGCTTTTCCAATCATGTATAGCGCGGGCGTTTGTCCCGTGGACAGCGACGGCACGCAGTTGCCATGTCCTGACGGATACGGTGCCATTCTCGGCACGGCGGCCGTGTGCGGTTTGCTTGAAGTGCTGCTCTCGTTCCTGCCTCCAGCGTTGCTGCAGCGCATTTTCCCCGCCATCGTGACGGGGCCTGTGGTGCTGCTCATTGGTGTGTCGCTGATCCAGTCCGGATTTGAGGACTTTGTGGGTGGCTCTGGCTGCATGGACGCCACCAACAGCTGTGCCAAGGGCTACAACTGGGGGTCTGCGCAGTTCCTCGGGCTCGGGTTCCTGGTGTATCTGACGATCATCCTGTGCGAGAAGTGGGGGTCCCCCATCATGAAGTCCTGCGCCGTGATTGTCGGTCTGCTGGTTGGATGCATAGTCGCCGCCGCTTGCGGCTACTTTTCGCACgactcgatcgacgccgcCCCGGCAGTCACCTTCATGTGGGTGCACACGTTTAAACTGTCCGTGTACGGCCCTGCCGTGCTGCCCTTCCTTGCGTGCTACATCGTGCTCATGATGGAGGCCATCGGCGACATCACCGCCACGTGCGACGTGTCCCGCACCGACATCGAGGGCCCTTACTACGAATCACGCATCCAGGGAGGTGTGCTGGCCGACGGAGTCAACGGCATCATCGCCGCGCTCATGACCATGACGCCGATGTCGACCTTTGCGCAGAACAACGGTGTTatctccatcaccaagTGCGCCTCCAGAACCGTTGGGTACTGGTGCTGCTTTTTCCTCGTTGTGATGGGCGTTTTCTCGAAATTCGCCGCCGCGCTCGTCGCCATTCCTAAAGCCGTTCTCGGCGGCATGACCACGTTCCTGTTCACGTCCGTGGCCGTCTCCGGCCTCAAGATCATCGCCACCACGCCCTTCACCAGAAGAGACCGCTTTGTGCTCACGTGCTCGCTCATGTTCGGCTTCGGCGCCACGCTGCTCGCCGACTGGTTCAACAACGTCTTCACGTACGACGGCGACAATACCTCGCTCTCCGGCTTCTTCGACGCCATTGTTCTCGTCATGGAGACCGGTTTCGCCGTCACCGGCTTCATCGGCGTCATCCTCAACCTCTTTTTGCCGCAGGAGCCAGACAACCTCGATGCCGCGTCCGAGCTCATCGAGGAGCACGTGATCGAAAACGACTACGGCCGTGTCGAGGAAGGCTCGTCccaggagaagaaggcaGTTAAATAG